In Pseudothermotoga sp., a genomic segment contains:
- a CDS encoding DUF1343 domain-containing protein produces the protein MKKKVKLGLDVFLERFIDRYRGSRVGLVTNATGIDSELRRNIDLFVEKGLKLVKLFGPEHGVFTAAADGEKVSDSIEPRYGIVVHSLYGDRIKPTREMISDLDVLIYDIQDVGLRFYTYIYTMAYCMEECGISKVKFIVLDRPNPLSRKVEGPTIKREFESFVGGYGLALRYGLTPAELANYLNQRFSMNVELETVTMENYDPDGYYDETNLLWNTPSPNLPSFEHAVLYVGFCLLEGVNVSVGRGTTHPFKYIGAPWIDSQRLYKEMRKFHHDGVAFRERTFVPYAFKLAGQVCHGLEFFVLDKRRIKPLHLAIDLIAILKRIHPDQFRWDSYVHDETERYYFDLLIGDDLYRKAIDEGATSKDFDKIWNEESQLFASMVEEYRLY, from the coding sequence GTGAAAAAGAAGGTGAAACTCGGTTTGGACGTTTTTCTCGAGCGGTTCATCGATCGGTACAGAGGTTCGAGGGTGGGACTCGTCACCAACGCAACGGGTATCGACAGTGAATTGAGAAGGAACATAGACCTGTTCGTTGAAAAAGGTTTGAAACTTGTGAAGTTGTTTGGACCAGAGCACGGTGTGTTCACCGCCGCAGCTGACGGTGAGAAAGTTTCAGATTCAATTGAGCCAAGGTATGGTATCGTCGTCCATTCACTCTACGGTGACAGGATCAAACCCACACGAGAGATGATTTCCGATCTGGATGTTTTAATCTATGACATTCAAGATGTTGGTCTTAGATTCTACACTTACATTTACACGATGGCTTACTGTATGGAAGAATGTGGAATAAGCAAAGTCAAGTTCATCGTTTTAGACAGGCCGAACCCTCTTTCAAGAAAAGTTGAGGGTCCAACGATAAAAAGGGAGTTTGAAAGTTTCGTTGGAGGCTATGGACTAGCGCTCAGATACGGTCTGACTCCTGCAGAACTAGCGAATTATTTGAATCAACGATTCAGTATGAACGTAGAACTTGAAACTGTAACTATGGAGAACTACGATCCAGACGGCTATTACGACGAAACGAATTTGCTGTGGAACACACCTTCACCGAATTTACCTTCTTTTGAACATGCGGTCCTTTATGTGGGATTCTGCTTGCTTGAGGGTGTGAACGTTTCTGTGGGTCGTGGTACGACCCATCCGTTCAAGTACATCGGAGCTCCTTGGATCGATTCTCAGCGCCTCTACAAAGAGATGAGGAAGTTTCATCACGATGGTGTTGCTTTCAGAGAAAGAACGTTTGTCCCCTACGCTTTCAAGTTGGCAGGTCAGGTTTGTCATGGTTTAGAGTTCTTCGTGTTGGACAAAAGGAGGATCAAACCACTCCACCTTGCGATAGATTTGATCGCCATCCTCAAAAGGATCCATCCGGACCAATTCAGATGGGACAGTTACGTGCACGATGAGACGGAGAGGTACTATTTCGATCTTCTCATCGGTGATGATCTTTACAGAAAAGCGATCGATGAAGGGGCCACGTCAAAAGATTTTGATAAAATCTGGAACGAAGAATCTCAACTTTTTGCCAGCATGGTAGAAGAATATAGACTCTACTGA
- a CDS encoding DUF362 domain-containing protein, whose translation MSIVYFTDMSSNSNLNLLQKLDILLEKIELNSLVKKNEFVAIKLHFGEYGNLSFVRPQYLKIIVDKLKLTGARVFLTDANTLYVGHRSNAVDHLLNAYLNGFTMDVVGAPIIIADGLKGGDYVPVKVNGNYIKQAKIASAIALADVLIFVTHFKGHEQTGFGGALKNVGMGCASRQGKLEQHSDSKPEVEEDHCVACRTCEKFCPTGAMSVSKVAKINYELCIGCGQCIAMCNYGAVNPGWDNSTELLSKKMVEYAKAVLKDKRAVFINFIMDVSPDCDCWHMNRPAVAPNVGITMSTDPVAIDQASLDLILKSTHEDPFLRAHPNVHWETQLSYAEQIGLGSRNYELIKIACDLH comes from the coding sequence TTGTCGATCGTTTATTTTACCGATATGAGCAGTAACAGCAACTTGAATTTGCTACAGAAGCTCGATATTTTGCTGGAAAAAATCGAGTTGAACTCCCTTGTGAAAAAGAACGAGTTCGTCGCCATAAAGTTGCATTTCGGGGAGTATGGGAACCTTTCTTTCGTGAGACCACAGTATTTGAAGATCATCGTGGACAAGCTCAAGTTGACTGGTGCGAGGGTGTTCCTCACGGACGCCAACACGTTGTACGTGGGTCATCGTAGCAACGCGGTGGACCATCTTTTGAATGCCTATTTGAACGGTTTCACCATGGACGTGGTGGGAGCACCAATCATCATAGCCGACGGTTTGAAAGGTGGCGACTATGTACCTGTGAAAGTGAATGGGAACTACATCAAGCAAGCGAAAATCGCTTCAGCCATAGCCCTCGCCGACGTTCTGATCTTCGTCACTCATTTCAAAGGTCACGAGCAGACTGGCTTCGGCGGAGCGTTGAAGAACGTCGGTATGGGTTGCGCTTCAAGGCAAGGAAAATTGGAACAACATTCGGATTCTAAACCCGAAGTTGAAGAGGATCACTGCGTGGCCTGTCGAACGTGTGAAAAATTCTGCCCCACAGGTGCGATGAGTGTATCCAAGGTGGCGAAGATAAATTACGAACTTTGTATTGGCTGTGGCCAATGTATAGCCATGTGTAATTACGGTGCGGTGAATCCCGGTTGGGACAACTCAACAGAACTTTTGAGCAAAAAGATGGTCGAGTATGCGAAAGCCGTTTTGAAAGACAAAAGAGCTGTTTTCATCAACTTCATCATGGATGTCTCTCCAGACTGCGATTGTTGGCATATGAACAGACCTGCCGTTGCACCGAATGTCGGTATCACCATGAGTACAGATCCCGTTGCGATCGATCAAGCCAGCTTGGACTTGATCTTGAAATCAACACACGAAGATCCTTTCCTCAGAGCCCACCCAAATGTGCATTGGGAAACGCAACTTTCCTATGCAGAACAGATAGGCCTTGGAAGTCGCAACTACGAACTTATAAAGATCGCATGCGACTTGCACTGA
- a CDS encoding amidohydrolase family protein encodes MIHLVFDGLAKVLTKKLYWVIITKKFALQIEGGVRVDRFALINATVFVGNGSIVEKGVVLVEKGRIVKVGKSQSISIPADFTKIDLSDRFLMPGLIDAHLHLTGMRSGDSIKEHLLVPYETLVARAVKDLESLINAGFTTIADAGGSIAVNLKKAVQEKTILGPRIVAAGHSLSQTFGHGDAHYLPIDYVDPRNSKFKTPFGSLICDGVDECRKAARYALRCGADFIKIMSTGGVLSERDRPEYIQFTREEIEAIVQEARHANKFVHAHAQGTEGIKNALLAGVKVIAHGIYIDEECCEIAKKLDAIVVPTLSIVEHIMRYGREIGIPEWGLKKSEEVYRAHVENIKLAYQRGVKLATGTDFLGGVKAFKQGDNALEIVLFVEKLGMKPEEALISATKIAAEAVGLAKQVGTIEEGKFADLIVLNENPIENVETLLNEKNVSLVVKEGEIVKKTI; translated from the coding sequence TTGATTCACCTCGTTTTCGATGGGCTTGCAAAGGTATTGACGAAGAAACTATACTGGGTTATCATAACTAAAAAGTTCGCACTGCAAATCGAAGGAGGTGTTCGTGTGGATCGTTTCGCTCTGATCAACGCCACCGTGTTCGTTGGCAACGGCTCAATCGTAGAAAAAGGTGTCGTGCTCGTTGAGAAGGGACGCATCGTCAAAGTGGGAAAGTCTCAATCGATCTCGATCCCTGCCGATTTCACCAAGATCGATCTTTCGGATCGTTTCCTCATGCCAGGTTTGATCGATGCGCATTTGCATCTCACTGGTATGAGGAGCGGTGATTCGATCAAGGAGCATCTTTTAGTTCCTTACGAAACGCTCGTGGCCCGCGCAGTGAAGGATTTGGAATCTCTCATCAACGCTGGTTTCACCACGATCGCAGATGCGGGCGGATCCATCGCGGTGAATTTGAAAAAAGCCGTACAAGAGAAGACGATCTTGGGACCAAGGATCGTAGCGGCGGGTCATTCGCTTTCGCAGACCTTTGGACACGGAGATGCTCACTATCTGCCCATCGATTATGTTGATCCGAGAAATTCGAAATTCAAAACACCTTTTGGTTCACTGATCTGCGATGGTGTGGATGAATGTCGCAAGGCTGCCAGGTATGCCCTTCGTTGTGGTGCAGACTTCATCAAGATCATGTCGACAGGTGGTGTGCTTTCCGAGCGCGACAGACCTGAGTACATCCAATTCACCAGAGAAGAGATCGAAGCGATCGTCCAAGAAGCGAGGCATGCCAACAAGTTCGTTCATGCCCATGCACAAGGTACAGAAGGCATTAAAAATGCGCTCCTTGCCGGTGTGAAGGTGATCGCACACGGAATATACATAGACGAAGAATGCTGTGAGATAGCGAAGAAACTAGATGCCATAGTCGTTCCGACACTCTCCATAGTCGAGCACATCATGCGCTATGGAAGAGAGATCGGTATTCCAGAATGGGGTCTCAAAAAATCTGAAGAGGTTTACAGGGCGCACGTTGAAAACATCAAATTGGCTTATCAACGTGGTGTGAAGCTCGCAACGGGTACAGACTTCCTTGGAGGTGTTAAGGCTTTCAAGCAGGGTGACAACGCACTCGAAATCGTTCTGTTTGTCGAAAAGCTCGGCATGAAACCCGAAGAAGCCTTGATCTCGGCCACAAAGATTGCCGCAGAAGCGGTTGGCTTGGCGAAGCAGGTGGGTACGATAGAGGAAGGTAAATTTGCAGATCTGATAGTTCTGAATGAAAATCCCATCGAGAACGTTGAGACACTTTTGAATGAAAAGAACGTTTCTTTGGTCGTGAAAGAGGGAGAAATAGTTAAGAAAACCATTTGA